Proteins encoded within one genomic window of Rubripirellula tenax:
- a CDS encoding PEP-CTERM sorting domain-containing protein (PEP-CTERM proteins occur, often in large numbers, in the proteomes of bacteria that also encode an exosortase, a predicted intramembrane cysteine proteinase. The presence of a PEP-CTERM domain at a protein's C-terminus predicts cleavage within the sorting domain, followed by covalent anchoring to some some component of the (usually Gram-negative) cell surface. Many PEP-CTERM proteins exhibit an unusual sequence composition that includes large numbers of potential glycosylation sites. Expression of one such protein has been shown restore the ability of a bacterium to form floc, a type of biofilm.), with amino-acid sequence MFRLTALLTLLLTANASYVNADFVDSFDVENGGTGVLDYTNFENFVITAGSVDLLGNGFFDYYPGNGLYLDLNGTSGGSGSIETNFDIAPGLYRLSFNLGNNRDFAAENMVTVSLDGYSETFSRTGVVSLESIERLITVTSSSRLSFVTPSSDADLGGIVLDSVAVTSVPEPSSSVMLAALAFSMFTWRRHAKRA; translated from the coding sequence ATGTTTAGACTGACTGCTTTGCTGACGCTACTCCTTACCGCCAACGCCTCGTATGTGAATGCGGATTTTGTCGACAGCTTCGACGTGGAGAATGGAGGAACTGGAGTGCTCGATTACACAAATTTCGAAAACTTTGTTATTACTGCAGGCTCCGTTGACCTTTTAGGTAATGGATTCTTTGATTATTACCCTGGAAACGGATTGTACCTCGACCTAAATGGCACATCGGGCGGCTCAGGATCGATTGAAACCAATTTTGATATCGCTCCCGGTCTGTATCGCCTTTCTTTTAACCTTGGAAATAACCGTGACTTTGCAGCCGAGAATATGGTGACCGTTTCGCTTGACGGCTACTCAGAAACTTTTTCCCGAACCGGAGTTGTTTCCTTAGAATCAATCGAACGTCTTATCACGGTTACATCTTCATCACGACTATCGTTCGTAACCCCCTCTTCTGATGCTGATTTAGGCGGCATCGTTTTGGATTCCGTTGCGGTTACATCCGTTCCGGAGCCCAGTTCTTCCGTTATGCTCGCGGCTCTGGCCTTCTCAATGTTTACATGGCGCAGGCACGCCAAACGCGCATAA
- a CDS encoding zinc ribbon domain-containing protein, whose protein sequence is MTLPETTVVYRSRDYQDAEAFAAHLVQAGINARLVSPRQVGHVGEGPVFDTLHDVLASNCSEPEVRELISDWRSRSNQDVTTLSPFCYHCGFELEAVTPACPKCGKPLDFGDD, encoded by the coding sequence ATGACGCTTCCAGAAACAACGGTGGTCTATCGGTCACGCGACTACCAAGATGCGGAGGCATTTGCTGCTCATCTGGTTCAGGCTGGCATCAACGCGCGACTTGTCTCTCCACGGCAGGTTGGGCACGTTGGCGAGGGGCCGGTGTTCGATACCCTTCATGATGTACTCGCTTCGAACTGCAGTGAACCCGAAGTTCGTGAATTAATCTCGGACTGGCGTTCACGTTCAAATCAGGATGTAACTACACTCTCACCGTTCTGCTACCACTGTGGCTTTGAACTCGAGGCGGTGACACCAGCCTGCCCTAAATGCGGTAAACCTCTCGACTTTGGTGACGATTAG